One segment of Anastrepha obliqua isolate idAnaObli1 chromosome 3, idAnaObli1_1.0, whole genome shotgun sequence DNA contains the following:
- the LOC129243042 gene encoding uncharacterized protein LOC129243042, producing MRGLTLIALICGVLTVMLHSTNAQMPQMPGMPQMPGGNNGLESRSRRAAEPQGGGGGGQGGAGGGAGAGMGFGMGANMGGQAGGQAGGQSGH from the exons ATGCGAGGCCTAACATTAATTGCTCTGATTTGCGGTGTCTTGACAGTTATGTTG CACTCGACAAATGCTCAAATGCCCCAAATGCCGGGAATGCCGCAAATGCCTGGTGGTAATAATGGCCTAGAGAGTCGCTCTCGCCGTGCTGCAGAACCTCAAGGAGGCGGCGGCGGCGGACAAGGTGGCGCTGGTGGTGGTGCCGGCGCGGGAATGGGTTTTGGCATGGGAGCTAATATGGGTGGCCAAGCAGGCGGACAAGCAGGTGGACAAAGTGGTCATTAG
- the LOC129243041 gene encoding uncharacterized protein LOC129243041: MRSLTLIALICGVLTVMLHSTNAQMPQMPQMPGMPQMPGGNNGLESRSRRAAEPQGGGGGGQGGASGGAGAGMGFGMGANMGAQGGGQAGGQGGH; this comes from the exons atgcgaagcCTAACATTAATTGCTCTGATTTGCGGTGTCTTGACAGTTATGTTG CACTCGACAAATGCTCAAATGCCGCAAATGCCACAAATGCCGGGAATGCCTCAGATGCCCGGTGGTAATAATGGCCTAGAGAGTCGCTCTCGCCGCGCTGCAGAACCTCAAGGAGGTGGCGGCGGCGGACAAGGTGGCGCTAGTGGTGGTGCCGGCGCGGGAATGGGTTTTGGCATGGGAGCTAATATGGGTGCCCAAGGAGGTGGACAAGCAGGTGGACAGGGTGGTCATTAG
- the LOC129243043 gene encoding uncharacterized protein LOC129243043 encodes MRGLIRITLVCCALVLMLHSTKALAMPYMQSSSNGIEYRSRRAAQGPSQGGGQGGGSGSMGGGAGMGFSVGANIGGQAGGQPGGQGGQ; translated from the exons atGCGAGGTCTAATACGAATTACTTTGGTTTGCTGTGCATTAGTTTTGATGTTG CACTCCACAAAGGCTCTAGCCATGCCTTATATGCAAAGTAGCAGTAACGGCATAGAGTATCGCTCGCGTCGCGCTGCACAAGGACCATCACAAGGAGGGGGTCAAGGCGGTGGTAGCGGCAGTATGGGTGGCGGTGCTGGAATGGGATTCAGCGTAGGCGCTAACATTGGTGGTCAAGCAGGCGGACAACCAGGTGGTCAAGGTGGTCAGTAG